A section of the Pithys albifrons albifrons isolate INPA30051 chromosome 4, PitAlb_v1, whole genome shotgun sequence genome encodes:
- the LOC139671431 gene encoding buccalin-like, whose amino-acid sequence MGLREMDGLRDTGEMGLRETDGLRDTGEMGLRETDGLRDTGEMGLRETDGLRDTGEMGLRETDGLRDTGEMGLRETDGLRDTGEMGLRETDGLRDTGEMGLRETDGLRDTGEMGLRETDGLRDTGEMGLRETDGLRDTGEMGLRETDGLRDTGEMGLRETDGLRDTGEMGLRETDGLRDTGEMGLRETDGLRDTGEMGLRETDGLRDTGEMGLRETDGLRDTGEMGLRETGGLRDTGEMGLRETDGLRDTGEMGLRETDGLRDTGEMGLRETDGLRDTGEMGLRETDGLRDTGEMGLRETGGLRDTGEMGLRETDGLRDTGEMGLRETDGLRDTGEMGLRETDGLRDTGEMGLRDTEWAPNGRLNTRYEWKKRGL is encoded by the coding sequence ATGGGGCTGAGGGAAATGGATGGGCTGAGGGACACGGGGGAGATGGGGCTGAGGGAAACGGATGGGCTGAGGGACACGGGGGAGATGGGGCTGAGGGAAACGGATGGGCTGAGGGACACGGGGGAGATGGGGCTGAGGGAAACGGATGGGCTGAGGGACACGGGGGAGATGGGGCTGAGGGAAACGGATGGGCTGAGGGACACGGGGGAGATGGGGCTGAGGGAAACGGATGGGCTGAGGGACACGGGGGAGATGGGGCTGAGGGAAACGGATGGGCTGAGGGACACGGGGGAGATGGGGCTGAGGGAAACGGATGGGCTGAGGGACACGGGGGAGATGGGGCTGAGGGAAACGGATGGGCTGAGGGACACGGGGGAGATGGGGCTGAGGGAAACGGATGGGCTGAGGGACACGGGGGAGATGGGGCTGAGGGAAACGGATGGGCTGAGGGACACGGGGGAGATGGGGCTGAGGGAAACGGATGGGCTGAGGGACACGGGGGAGATGGGGCTGAGGGAAACGGATGGGCTGAGGGACACGGGGGAGATGGGGCTGAGGGAAACGGATGGGCTGAGGGACACGGGGGAGATGGGGCTGAGGGAAACGGATGGGCTGAGGGACACGGGGGAGATGGGGCTGAGGGAAACGGATGGGCTGAGGGACACGGGGGAGATGGGGCTGAGGGAAACGGGTGGGCTGAGGGACACGGGGGAGATGGGGCTGAGGGAAACGGATGGGCTGAGGGACACGGGGGAGATGGGGCTGAGGGAAACGGATGGGCTGAGGGACACGGGGGAGATGGGGCTGAGGGAAACGGATGGGCTGAGGGACACGGGGGAGATGGGGCTGAGGGAAACGGATGGGCTGAGGGACACGGGGGAGATGGGGCTGAGGGAAACGGGTGGGCTGAGGGACACGGGGGAGATGGGGCTGAGGGAAACGGATGGGCTGAGGGACACGGGGGAGATGGGGCTGAGGGAAACGGATGGGCTGAGGGACACGGGGGAGATGGGGCTGAGGGAAACGGATGGGCTGAGGGACACGGGGGAGATGGGGCTGAGGGATACAGAATGGGCACCGAATGGGCGGTTAAATACTCGGTATGAATGGAAGAAAAGGGGTTTATAA